Proteins encoded within one genomic window of Formosa agariphila KMM 3901:
- the clpB gene encoding ATP-dependent chaperone ClpB — protein MNFNNYTIKSQEAIQRAQQIAQEHGQQNIENEHVFKAISEVDENVLPFILKKLNVNINILEQAIDKQIENFPKVSGGEIMASRDLGTALNEASTIAKKMNDEYVSIEHLIIAIFKSKSKIAQMLKDQGVTEKALIAAIEELRKGDRVTSQNQEETYNSLNKYAKNLNELAKNGKLDPVIGRDEEIRRILQILTRRTKNNPILVGEPGTGKTAIAEGLAHRIVDGDVPDNLKDKQIFALDMGALIAGAKYKGEFEERLKAVIKEVTDSEGDIVLFIDEIHTLVGAGGGQGAMDAANILKPALARGELRSIGATTLDEYQKYFEKDKALERRFQKVMVNEPDTESAISILRGIKEKYETHHKVRIKDEAIIGAVELSERYITNRFLPDKAIDLMDEAASKLRMEINSKPEELDVLDRKIMQLEIEIEAIKREKDDVKLKSLKADLANLKEDRNEINAKWKSEKEVVDNIQTAKLDIENYKLEAERAEREGDYGKVAEIRYGKIKDAQERLDTLQKNLSENKSESSLIKEEVTYDDIAEVVAKWTGIPVTKMLQSERDKLLHLEDELHKRVIGQEEAIEAVSDAVRRSRAGLQNPQKPIGTFLFLGTTGVGKTELAKALAEYLFDDENAMTRIDMSEYQERHSVSRLVGAPPGYVGYDEGGQLTEAVRRKPYSVVLLDEIEKAHPDTFNILLQVLDEGRLTDNKGRVADFKNTIIIMTSNMGSHIIQERFEATKDIESAIESAKVDVLALLKQSVRPEFLNRIDDTIMFTPLSKDNIKEIVGLQLKSVSKMIAQQGITFDATQEAINYLAQKGYNPEYGARPVKRVIQKEVLNALSKEILSGKVTTDSIILLDNFDDELVFRNQESLVPEKN, from the coding sequence ATGAACTTTAACAATTATACAATAAAATCTCAAGAAGCCATACAACGGGCGCAACAAATTGCGCAAGAACATGGACAGCAAAACATAGAAAACGAACACGTTTTTAAAGCTATTTCTGAAGTAGACGAAAATGTGTTACCGTTTATTCTAAAAAAATTGAATGTAAACATAAACATTCTTGAACAAGCAATAGATAAGCAAATTGAAAACTTTCCTAAAGTTTCTGGAGGCGAGATTATGGCATCCCGTGATTTAGGTACAGCTTTAAACGAAGCATCTACTATTGCTAAAAAAATGAACGATGAATACGTGTCTATCGAACACCTAATCATTGCTATTTTTAAATCGAAAAGCAAGATTGCTCAAATGCTAAAAGACCAAGGTGTTACAGAAAAAGCACTTATTGCAGCTATTGAGGAATTACGTAAAGGTGACCGAGTTACCTCTCAGAACCAAGAAGAAACATACAATTCTTTAAACAAATATGCTAAAAACTTAAACGAATTAGCAAAAAACGGAAAATTAGACCCTGTAATTGGTCGCGATGAAGAGATTCGTAGAATCTTACAAATTTTAACCAGACGAACAAAAAACAATCCTATCTTAGTAGGAGAACCAGGAACTGGTAAAACCGCAATTGCCGAAGGTTTAGCACATAGAATTGTTGATGGTGATGTGCCTGATAACTTAAAAGACAAGCAAATTTTCGCCTTAGATATGGGAGCACTTATTGCTGGTGCTAAATATAAAGGAGAATTTGAAGAACGCCTAAAAGCCGTTATTAAAGAAGTCACAGACAGCGAAGGTGATATCGTTTTATTTATAGACGAAATTCATACCCTTGTTGGTGCTGGTGGTGGCCAAGGTGCTATGGATGCTGCAAATATTTTAAAACCAGCATTAGCGCGTGGAGAACTGCGCTCAATTGGAGCTACAACTTTAGATGAGTATCAAAAATACTTCGAAAAAGATAAAGCCCTAGAACGTCGTTTCCAAAAAGTAATGGTAAACGAACCAGATACCGAAAGTGCGATTTCTATTTTACGCGGTATTAAAGAAAAGTATGAAACACACCATAAAGTGCGTATTAAAGACGAAGCTATTATTGGTGCAGTAGAATTATCTGAACGCTATATTACAAATCGTTTTTTACCAGATAAGGCTATTGACTTAATGGATGAAGCGGCTTCTAAATTACGTATGGAAATCAATTCTAAACCTGAAGAACTTGATGTATTAGACAGAAAGATCATGCAGTTAGAAATTGAAATTGAAGCCATAAAACGCGAGAAAGACGACGTAAAACTAAAGAGTCTGAAAGCCGATTTAGCCAATTTAAAAGAAGACCGTAATGAAATAAATGCGAAATGGAAAAGCGAAAAAGAGGTTGTAGATAATATTCAGACGGCAAAGTTAGATATTGAAAACTACAAACTGGAAGCCGAACGTGCAGAGCGCGAAGGTGATTATGGTAAGGTAGCTGAAATCCGTTACGGAAAAATTAAAGACGCACAAGAACGTTTAGATACTCTTCAAAAGAATTTAAGCGAAAACAAGTCTGAAAGTTCTTTAATTAAAGAAGAGGTTACTTACGACGATATCGCCGAAGTAGTAGCAAAATGGACCGGAATTCCTGTAACTAAAATGTTACAAAGTGAACGCGACAAGTTATTACATTTAGAAGACGAGTTACACAAACGTGTAATTGGGCAAGAAGAAGCCATAGAAGCCGTAAGTGATGCCGTGAGACGAAGTCGTGCAGGTTTACAAAATCCGCAAAAACCTATAGGAACCTTTTTATTCCTTGGAACCACCGGTGTGGGTAAAACTGAATTAGCAAAAGCTTTGGCTGAGTATTTATTCGACGATGAAAATGCTATGACCCGTATTGATATGAGTGAATATCAAGAACGTCATTCTGTAAGCAGATTGGTTGGAGCACCTCCAGGATACGTAGGTTACGACGAAGGTGGACAATTAACAGAAGCTGTACGTAGAAAACCGTATTCTGTAGTCTTATTAGATGAAATTGAAAAAGCGCATCCAGATACATTCAACATCTTATTACAAGTATTAGATGAAGGGCGTTTAACAGACAATAAAGGACGTGTAGCCGATTTTAAAAACACGATAATAATTATGACCTCTAACATGGGAAGTCATATTATTCAGGAACGTTTTGAAGCGACTAAAGATATTGAAAGCGCTATTGAATCGGCAAAAGTTGATGTTCTAGCCCTATTGAAACAATCGGTTAGACCGGAGTTTTTAAACCGTATCGACGACACGATTATGTTTACTCCGCTTAGCAAAGACAATATTAAAGAAATCGTTGGCTTACAATTAAAAAGCGTGTCTAAAATGATTGCTCAACAAGGCATTACTTTTGATGCGACTCAGGAAGCAATAAATTATTTAGCTCAAAAAGGATACAATCCGGAGTATGGCGCAAGACCTGTAAAACGTGTTATTCAGAAAGAAGTTTTAAATGCATTAAGTAAAGAGATTCTTTCTGGCAAAGTAACCACAGATAGTATTATTTTACTAGATAATTTTGATGATGAATTAGTATTTAGAAATCAAGAGAGTTTAGTTCCTGAAAAAAACTAA
- the smpB gene encoding SsrA-binding protein SmpB, translating into MQKKINIQNKKARFLYEILDKYTAGIVLSGTEIKSIRSSKASIAESFCEFNEQGELFVINMTVEEYKYGNYYNHRPKAERKLLLNKRELKKLEKEVKNSGLTIVPLKLFINDKGFAKLDIALAKGKKLFDKRETIKDRDNKRNLDRVKKIYK; encoded by the coding sequence ATGCAAAAAAAGATAAACATACAGAATAAGAAAGCTCGTTTTTTATACGAAATCTTAGACAAATATACAGCTGGGATTGTACTTTCTGGTACCGAAATAAAATCTATAAGAAGTAGTAAAGCTTCTATTGCCGAAAGTTTTTGCGAATTTAACGAGCAAGGCGAATTGTTTGTTATAAATATGACCGTTGAAGAATATAAATACGGCAACTATTACAACCACCGCCCAAAAGCAGAACGTAAACTGCTACTAAACAAACGCGAGCTTAAAAAACTTGAAAAAGAAGTTAAGAACAGCGGATTAACCATTGTCCCATTAAAACTGTTTATAAACGATAAAGGGTTTGCTAAATTAGATATTGCTTTAGCTAAGGGTAAAAAACTTTTCGATAAACGTGAAACGATAAAAGATCGTGATAACAAACGAAACTTAGATCGCGTAAAGAAAATTTATAAATAA
- a CDS encoding ATP-dependent Clp protease ATP-binding subunit yields MDDNFSPRVKDVIAYSKEEALRLGHDFIGTEHLMLGLLRDGNGKAINILNALDIDLNHLRRKVEILSPANPTLTAVSNEKKNLHLTRQAERALKTTFLEAKLFQSNSINTAHLLLCILRNENDPTTKLLNKLRVDYDNVKEQFKFMITNNDNYIEPKAESFQDDSTSEDDTSKDNLFNTPTGKTNKKSKTPVLDNFGRDLTAMAEEGKLDPVVGREKEIERVSQILSRRKKNNPLLIGEPGVGKSAIAEGLAIRITKRKVSRILFNKRVVTLDLASLVAGTKYRGQFEERMKAVMNELEKNDDIILFIDEIHTIVGAGGATGSLDASNMFKPALARGEIQCVGATTLDEYRQYIEKDGALERRFQKVIVEPTTVEQTIEILNNIKDKYESHHNVNYTPEAIEACVKLTNRYMTDRFLPDKAIDALDEAGSRVHITNINVPKQILELEKELEQVRETKTSVVKKQKYEEAAKLRDDEKRLEKELAVAQEKWEEDTKQHREVVSEDNVADVVSMMTGIPVNRIAQTESNKLALLPELIKGKVIGQDEAVSKVVKAIQRNRAGLKDPNKPIGSFIFLGQTGVGKTQLAKVLAKQLFDSEDALIRIDMSEYMEKFAISRLVGAPPGYVGYEEGGQLTEKIRRKPYAVVLLDEIEKAHPDVFNMMLQVLDDGFLTDSLGRKIDFRNTIIIMTSNIGARKLKDFGTGIGFGTASQKSQEAANTRSVIESALKKAFAPEFLNRIDDVIVFNTLEKSDLNEIIKIELDKLLLRIKDLGYDLKLSDKATSFIADKGYDKQYGARPLKRAIQKYIEDALAEEIITAKIQEGDIILMDLDEDNQELVITIEKQENPTES; encoded by the coding sequence ATGGATGATAATTTTTCACCAAGAGTAAAAGATGTAATTGCCTATAGTAAGGAAGAAGCACTCCGTTTGGGGCACGATTTTATAGGCACAGAACATCTTATGCTTGGACTTTTAAGAGATGGAAACGGGAAAGCAATTAATATTTTAAATGCCTTAGATATAGATTTAAATCATTTAAGGAGAAAAGTTGAAATATTAAGTCCAGCCAACCCGACGTTAACAGCAGTTTCTAACGAGAAGAAGAATTTGCATCTCACAAGGCAAGCAGAACGCGCTTTAAAAACCACGTTTTTAGAAGCCAAATTATTTCAGAGTAATTCCATTAATACAGCGCATTTACTGCTTTGTATTCTTAGGAATGAAAATGACCCTACTACGAAGCTTTTAAATAAGCTTAGGGTAGATTATGATAACGTTAAAGAACAATTTAAATTTATGATTACAAATAATGATAATTATATAGAACCGAAAGCTGAATCGTTCCAAGACGACAGTACGAGCGAAGACGACACGTCTAAAGATAACTTGTTCAATACCCCAACTGGCAAGACCAATAAAAAATCTAAGACCCCTGTTTTAGATAATTTTGGTCGCGATTTAACCGCTATGGCCGAAGAAGGTAAACTAGACCCTGTTGTGGGTCGTGAAAAAGAGATTGAACGCGTCTCTCAAATTTTAAGTCGACGTAAAAAAAACAACCCGCTTTTAATAGGAGAACCTGGTGTTGGTAAATCTGCCATTGCCGAAGGTTTAGCTATTAGAATCACCAAACGTAAGGTGTCTAGAATCTTATTTAACAAGCGCGTGGTGACTTTAGACTTAGCTAGTTTAGTTGCAGGAACTAAGTACCGCGGACAGTTTGAAGAGCGTATGAAAGCCGTTATGAACGAACTTGAAAAGAATGACGACATTATTCTTTTTATAGATGAAATTCATACCATTGTTGGTGCCGGTGGTGCAACTGGAAGTTTAGATGCATCTAACATGTTTAAACCTGCTTTAGCGCGTGGAGAAATTCAATGTGTTGGTGCAACAACTTTAGATGAGTACAGACAATACATCGAAAAAGACGGAGCTTTAGAGCGACGTTTTCAAAAGGTGATTGTAGAACCAACTACAGTTGAACAAACTATTGAAATATTAAACAATATTAAAGATAAATACGAAAGTCACCATAACGTAAATTATACACCAGAAGCCATTGAAGCTTGTGTAAAATTAACGAATCGTTATATGACCGACAGATTCCTTCCAGACAAAGCTATCGACGCTTTAGACGAAGCGGGTTCTCGTGTACACATTACCAACATTAATGTGCCTAAACAAATTTTAGAGCTTGAAAAAGAATTAGAACAAGTAAGAGAAACCAAAACTTCTGTTGTTAAAAAGCAGAAATACGAAGAGGCTGCAAAATTAAGAGACGACGAAAAACGTCTTGAAAAAGAGTTAGCCGTTGCTCAAGAAAAATGGGAAGAAGACACCAAACAACATCGTGAAGTGGTTTCTGAAGACAATGTTGCAGATGTGGTTTCTATGATGACAGGTATTCCTGTAAATAGAATTGCACAAACAGAAAGTAATAAATTGGCACTTTTACCTGAACTTATTAAAGGCAAAGTAATTGGTCAAGACGAAGCGGTTTCTAAAGTTGTTAAAGCCATCCAGCGTAATCGTGCCGGACTTAAAGATCCAAATAAACCAATTGGTTCATTTATCTTTTTAGGTCAAACCGGAGTCGGAAAAACGCAATTAGCAAAAGTATTGGCTAAGCAATTATTCGATAGCGAAGACGCATTGATTAGAATAGACATGAGTGAATACATGGAAAAATTCGCCATTTCTAGATTAGTTGGTGCACCTCCAGGATACGTAGGTTATGAAGAAGGTGGACAATTAACAGAGAAAATTCGTCGTAAACCTTACGCTGTTGTGCTTTTAGATGAAATTGAAAAAGCGCATCCAGATGTGTTTAATATGATGCTTCAAGTGTTAGATGACGGATTCTTAACTGATAGTTTAGGACGTAAAATCGATTTTAGAAACACGATTATTATAATGACATCTAATATTGGTGCTCGTAAATTGAAAGATTTTGGAACCGGAATTGGATTCGGAACAGCATCTCAAAAATCTCAAGAAGCAGCTAACACACGAAGTGTTATCGAAAGCGCTTTAAAGAAAGCATTTGCTCCTGAATTCTTAAATAGAATTGATGATGTTATTGTATTTAACACTTTAGAGAAAAGTGATTTAAATGAAATCATTAAAATTGAACTTGATAAATTATTATTAAGAATTAAAGATTTAGGTTACGATTTAAAACTTAGCGACAAGGCAACTAGCTTTATTGCCGATAAAGGTTATGATAAGCAATATGGTGCACGACCTCTAAAAAGAGCTATTCAAAAATACATTGAAGATGCTCTAGCCGAAGAAATAATTACCGCTAAAATTCAAGAAGGCGATATTATATTAATGGATTTAGACGAAGACAACCAAGAGCTTGTTATCACTATCGAGAAACAAGAGAATCCTACTGAGTCTTAA
- the ytxJ gene encoding bacillithiol system redox-active protein YtxJ yields MGFFDKIFSSNSSGEQEESAIAWRPLVHMDQLDAIAEASKEKTQAIFKHSTRCGISRMVLSQFEKSFKAETNIDMHFLDLLQHRDISNGIASKFDVFHESPQLLIIKDGEVVRTASHGDINAVDLLAF; encoded by the coding sequence ATGGGGTTTTTTGATAAAATATTTAGTAGTAATTCTTCTGGTGAGCAGGAGGAAAGTGCAATCGCTTGGAGGCCTTTAGTGCATATGGATCAATTGGATGCAATTGCGGAAGCGTCTAAGGAAAAAACACAAGCGATTTTTAAACATTCTACACGTTGTGGTATTAGTAGAATGGTGTTGAGTCAGTTTGAAAAATCGTTTAAAGCAGAGACCAATATTGACATGCATTTTTTGGATTTATTACAGCATCGCGATATTTCGAATGGTATTGCTAGTAAATTCGATGTGTTTCACGAATCGCCTCAACTTTTAATTATTAAAGATGGTGAGGTAGTAAGAACAGCATCTCATGGAGACATTAATGCTGTAGATTTATTGGCTTTTTAG
- a CDS encoding TlpA family protein disulfide reductase — MKKIFIALSALSILACQEAPKKDYVTLSGKIIDKNSDSLVIRSRTYNKTIQVNADGTFSDTLKVEAGLYNLFDGGESSTVFLRNGYDLNISLDTKEFDESIAYTGEGAENNNFLAENSLKQEALMDQDFSSMDLTTLDETFTNIESELTAFYNSKQGLDTMVTQSVTKNLQPMLEGTKKYFAGNIALKQEMTGKPSPLFVDYENVDGSKTSLESLRGKYVYIDVWATWCAPCKAEIPALKELEEAYREKNITFVSLSVDDDRSHGGSWDKAKEDWLAMVNDKELSGVQVMAPEGWKSQFVRDYKINGIPRFILIDPAGNIVDPSAPRPSDKKLKELFTSLSI, encoded by the coding sequence ATGAAAAAAATATTTATTGCACTTAGTGCACTTTCTATTCTTGCTTGTCAAGAAGCTCCAAAAAAAGATTATGTCACTCTTTCTGGTAAGATAATCGACAAAAACAGCGACTCTCTAGTCATTAGAAGCCGTACGTACAACAAAACCATTCAAGTTAATGCTGATGGTACTTTTAGCGATACTTTAAAAGTGGAAGCTGGACTTTACAATCTTTTCGATGGTGGAGAATCGTCTACTGTATTCTTAAGAAACGGCTACGATTTAAACATTTCTTTAGACACTAAAGAATTCGACGAGAGTATAGCCTACACAGGTGAAGGTGCTGAAAACAATAATTTCTTAGCAGAAAATTCTTTAAAACAAGAAGCTTTAATGGATCAAGATTTTTCATCTATGGATTTAACTACATTAGACGAAACGTTTACAAACATTGAATCAGAGTTAACTGCTTTTTACAACTCTAAGCAAGGTCTAGACACTATGGTTACACAATCTGTTACCAAAAACCTACAACCTATGTTAGAAGGTACAAAAAAGTACTTTGCAGGAAACATTGCATTAAAACAAGAAATGACAGGAAAGCCTTCTCCGCTTTTTGTGGATTATGAGAATGTAGACGGCTCTAAAACATCTTTAGAAAGTTTGAGAGGAAAATATGTATACATAGATGTTTGGGCAACATGGTGCGCCCCTTGTAAGGCTGAAATTCCAGCATTAAAAGAACTTGAAGAAGCATACCGCGAGAAGAACATTACATTTGTTAGTCTTTCTGTAGACGACGACAGATCACATGGTGGATCTTGGGATAAAGCAAAAGAGGATTGGTTAGCAATGGTTAACGATAAAGAATTAAGCGGTGTTCAAGTTATGGCTCCAGAAGGTTGGAAATCACAATTTGTAAGAGATTATAAAATAAACGGAATTCCTAGATTCATATTAATTGACCCTGCAGGAAATATAGTAGACCCTAGTGCTCCTAGACCTTCAGACAAAAAATTAAAAGAATTATTTACATCTTTAAGTATCTAA
- the gyrA gene encoding DNA gyrase subunit A: MAEGEKLIPINIEDEMKTAYIDYSMSVIVSRALPDVRDGLKPVHRRVLFGMHELGIRATGAHKKSARIVGEVLGKYHPHGDTSVYDAMVRMAQEWSLRYMLVDGQGNFGSVDGDSPAAMRYTEARMRKISEDMLADIDKETVDHKLNFDDTLKEPTVLPTRIPGLLINGASGIAVGMATNMPPHNLSEVVDGTIAFIENKDISIDELIQHIKAPDFPTGGTIFGYDGVKEAFHTGRGRIVMRAKANIEEVQGRECVIVTEIPYQVNKADMIKKTADLVNEKKLEGIATIRDESDRNGMRIVYVLKRDAIPNIVLNKLFKYTQLQTSFSVNNIALVNGRPELLNLKDLIHHFVEHRHEVVVRRTTYELRKAEERAHILEGLIIASDNIDEVIEIIKASSNADEARANLVKRFNLSEVQAKAIVEMRLRQLTGLEQDKLRSEYDEIKLTIDDLKDILDRKERRMDIIKEELQVVKEKYGDERRSIIEYAGGDLSIEDMIPDEQVVITISHAGYIKRTSLNEYKTQHRGGVGQKASTTRNEDFLEHLFVGTNHQYMLFFTQKGKCFWMRVYEIPEGSKTSKGRAIQNLINIEQDDKVMAFICTQDLKDEDYINSHYVIMATKNGQVKKTSLEQYSRPRTNGINAITIKEDDVLMEAKLTTGTSQVMLALKSGKAIRFEEAKTRPMGRGASGVRGITLSDKDDEVVGMITVENPQEESVLVVSENGYGKRTYIDDPEDGEPVYRITNRGGKGVKTISITEKTGKLVAIKTVSDADDLMIINKSGIAIRIAVQDLRVMGRATQGVKLINLRSGDSIAAVAKVMHEEEVVVDVEAVEGEDVPSTEDDSTIEENNNLENN, translated from the coding sequence ATGGCAGAAGGAGAAAAGCTTATTCCAATTAATATCGAAGACGAAATGAAAACGGCTTACATTGATTACTCAATGTCCGTCATAGTGTCACGTGCTCTTCCAGATGTTAGAGATGGTTTAAAACCGGTGCACAGACGTGTATTATTCGGAATGCACGAACTGGGAATTAGAGCAACTGGAGCGCATAAAAAGTCAGCAAGAATTGTTGGTGAAGTTTTAGGAAAGTATCACCCACACGGGGATACATCAGTTTACGACGCTATGGTTCGTATGGCTCAGGAATGGAGTTTACGTTATATGCTAGTAGACGGACAAGGTAACTTTGGTTCTGTAGATGGAGATAGTCCTGCAGCAATGCGTTATACAGAAGCGCGTATGCGTAAGATTTCTGAAGACATGTTGGCAGATATAGACAAAGAAACAGTAGATCATAAATTAAACTTCGATGATACTTTAAAAGAACCAACGGTTTTACCTACGCGTATACCTGGTTTACTAATAAACGGTGCATCTGGAATTGCAGTAGGTATGGCAACTAATATGCCACCGCACAATTTAAGTGAAGTTGTTGATGGTACTATTGCTTTTATCGAGAATAAAGATATTTCAATAGACGAACTGATTCAACACATAAAAGCACCAGATTTTCCTACCGGAGGAACTATTTTTGGTTACGATGGCGTAAAAGAAGCTTTTCATACAGGTCGCGGACGTATTGTAATGCGTGCTAAAGCCAATATTGAAGAAGTTCAAGGTCGCGAATGTGTTATTGTTACAGAAATTCCGTACCAAGTTAACAAGGCAGACATGATTAAAAAGACTGCCGATTTAGTTAACGAGAAAAAATTAGAAGGTATTGCTACCATTCGAGACGAATCGGATAGAAATGGGATGCGTATTGTTTACGTGTTAAAACGTGATGCAATTCCTAATATCGTTTTAAATAAATTATTTAAATATACACAATTACAGACATCCTTTAGTGTAAACAATATTGCACTTGTAAACGGACGTCCAGAATTGTTAAACTTAAAAGATTTAATTCATCATTTTGTTGAACACAGACATGAAGTTGTAGTAAGACGTACCACTTACGAATTGCGTAAAGCTGAAGAACGTGCTCACATTTTAGAAGGATTAATTATTGCTTCAGATAATATTGATGAGGTTATCGAAATTATTAAAGCCTCTTCTAATGCCGATGAAGCACGAGCAAACTTAGTTAAGCGTTTTAATCTTTCAGAAGTTCAAGCAAAAGCGATTGTTGAAATGCGTCTGCGTCAATTAACAGGACTGGAGCAAGATAAATTACGTTCGGAATACGACGAGATTAAACTTACAATCGATGACTTAAAAGATATTTTAGACCGTAAAGAGCGTCGAATGGATATCATTAAAGAAGAACTGCAGGTTGTAAAAGAGAAGTACGGAGACGAACGTCGTTCTATTATTGAATATGCAGGAGGAGACTTAAGCATTGAAGATATGATTCCAGATGAGCAAGTTGTTATTACTATTTCTCATGCAGGATATATTAAACGTACGTCGCTTAACGAATATAAAACACAACATAGAGGTGGAGTAGGGCAAAAAGCATCTACTACACGTAACGAAGATTTCTTAGAGCATTTATTTGTGGGTACAAACCACCAGTATATGTTATTCTTTACTCAAAAAGGAAAATGTTTCTGGATGCGTGTTTACGAAATTCCTGAAGGAAGTAAAACGTCTAAAGGTAGAGCAATTCAGAATTTAATAAATATAGAACAAGACGATAAAGTCATGGCGTTTATATGTACTCAAGATCTTAAAGATGAAGATTACATTAACAGCCATTACGTTATTATGGCCACTAAAAATGGTCAGGTTAAGAAAACGTCATTAGAGCAATATTCTCGTCCAAGAACAAATGGAATTAATGCCATTACAATTAAGGAAGACGATGTGTTAATGGAAGCGAAATTAACTACAGGAACAAGTCAAGTAATGCTAGCTTTAAAATCAGGAAAAGCAATTCGATTTGAAGAAGCGAAAACGAGACCAATGGGTAGAGGAGCTTCTGGAGTTCGTGGTATTACATTATCCGACAAAGATGATGAGGTAGTTGGCATGATTACTGTAGAGAACCCGCAAGAAGAATCTGTATTAGTCGTATCAGAAAACGGATATGGTAAGCGTACTTATATTGATGATCCAGAAGATGGAGAGCCAGTATATAGAATTACTAACCGTGGAGGAAAAGGTGTAAAAACCATTTCTATTACTGAGAAAACCGGTAAACTGGTAGCAATTAAAACGGTGTCTGATGCCGATGATCTAATGATTATTAATAAATCGGGTATTGCCATTAGAATTGCAGTACAAGATTTACGTGTTATGGGTAGAGCAACTCAAGGTGTTAAGCTTATAAACTTACGTAGTGGAGATTCTATTGCAGCAGTTGCAAAAGTAATGCACGAAGAAGAAGTTGTTGTAGACGTTGAAGCTGTAGAAGGCGAAGATGTACCTAGTACTGAAGATGACTCTACAATTGAAGAAAATAACAATCTAGAAAACAATTAA